One part of the Tunicatimonas pelagia genome encodes these proteins:
- a CDS encoding DNA topoisomerase IB, giving the protein MGFPLMSGLPQGLIYQDDSQPGYLRKKWGRGHSYFDKQAKLREEKTLTWIQSLGIPPDWDDVWISKDPNGHLLATGYDAKGRKQYYYHPSWAEYRNKVKFDKLALFGRKLPIVRLKVTKDLEKRGWPKEKVLALILQVLDEYGIRIGNEQYKRENKTFGLTTLRRKHLDFEEGHARLEYRAKSGKYRKINIKQNQLVRLIKRCSELPGYEVFKYRGQDGKYHHIRSQDVNEYLQDIVGEQFTCKDFRTWHGTVTAIDKWKDAQALQTKNPRLKLETTIIKLVAKELGNTISVCRKYYIHPEVLKALLENTWEVEKELKIKPTHLKQLDKYEITALSIIS; this is encoded by the coding sequence ATGGGATTTCCTTTAATGAGTGGGCTCCCACAGGGTTTAATCTATCAGGACGATTCGCAACCTGGCTACTTACGCAAAAAGTGGGGACGGGGTCACTCGTATTTTGATAAGCAGGCTAAGCTACGGGAAGAAAAAACGCTAACTTGGATACAATCCTTGGGCATTCCACCCGACTGGGATGATGTGTGGATATCCAAAGATCCGAACGGACATCTGTTAGCTACTGGCTACGATGCCAAAGGCCGCAAGCAGTACTACTATCACCCTTCCTGGGCTGAATACCGAAACAAAGTTAAGTTTGATAAATTGGCTTTGTTTGGTAGAAAGTTACCAATTGTTCGTTTGAAAGTAACGAAAGACTTAGAAAAAAGGGGTTGGCCGAAAGAGAAAGTGTTAGCACTTATTCTTCAGGTGCTCGACGAATACGGTATACGCATTGGGAATGAGCAGTATAAACGAGAGAATAAGACCTTTGGACTTACTACATTACGAAGAAAGCATCTCGATTTTGAGGAGGGTCACGCCCGCTTAGAATATCGAGCTAAGAGCGGTAAGTACCGCAAGATCAATATCAAACAGAATCAGTTGGTTCGGCTAATTAAGCGTTGTTCGGAGCTGCCTGGTTACGAAGTTTTCAAGTACCGGGGGCAAGACGGAAAATACCACCATATTCGTTCCCAAGATGTAAATGAGTACTTGCAAGATATAGTGGGTGAGCAATTCACCTGCAAGGATTTTCGTACTTGGCACGGTACCGTCACCGCCATTGATAAGTGGAAAGATGCTCAAGCACTACAGACAAAAAATCCTCGCCTGAAGCTAGAAACCACCATTATAAAGCTAGTTGCCAAGGAATTAGGTAATACTATTAGTGTGTGCCGTAAGTATTACATTCACCCGGAAGTACTAAAAGCCTTGTTAGAAAACACATGGGAAGTGGAAAAAGAACTCAAAATAAAGCCGACCCATCTCAAACAATTGGATAAGTATGAGATAACCGCTCTAAGCATTATCAGCTAG
- a CDS encoding response regulator, whose protein sequence is MNEKRILILDDEEEICFLLATLLSQMGYQTDYVHTIDDGVRKIYSEQPFDLVFLDLNLPDGLGHHIIPLIKDQHQQAKIVMISAHGSILEQIRNQSRQFDHFITKPFNRENISQILSELNL, encoded by the coding sequence ATGAACGAGAAGCGAATTTTGATACTTGATGATGAGGAGGAAATCTGTTTTCTGCTTGCTACTCTGCTATCTCAGATGGGCTACCAGACCGATTATGTCCACACGATAGATGATGGAGTACGAAAAATATATAGCGAACAACCCTTCGATTTAGTCTTTCTTGATTTAAATCTCCCCGATGGTTTAGGCCACCACATCATTCCTCTTATCAAAGATCAGCACCAACAGGCCAAAATTGTAATGATTAGTGCCCACGGAAGTATCTTAGAGCAAATAAGGAATCAGAGTCGGCAGTTTGATCATTTCATTACCAAACCCTTCAACCGAGAAAATATCTCACAAATACTGTCCGAGCTCAATCTGTAA
- a CDS encoding methyltransferase domain-containing protein, protein MSVRTKKQIRNHYEVERALADKLRKSNREERKALFRVMYDELFEKVPDHPRLTKRSDPEVTRKRNKNKIKMMRGLLNRQTVFAEFAPGDCEFCFYVANQVQRVYGMDISDQADPQRTRPQNFELIVYDGYELNMPPNTIDVLFSDQFIEHLHPEDVPEHYALAHHLLVPGGKYSFRYPHIYRGPKDISRFFTDTPTGFHLNESTFTATVEQLKKVDFSHYQCYWFLNGIRIPLPFWIFRTTERLFKNVTARLRRRIAPYLFPTVHIVATK, encoded by the coding sequence ATGTCTGTCCGAACCAAAAAACAAATAAGAAACCACTACGAAGTAGAGCGGGCGTTAGCCGACAAGTTGAGAAAATCTAACCGCGAAGAGCGAAAAGCATTGTTTCGGGTAATGTACGACGAGCTCTTTGAAAAAGTACCCGATCACCCTCGTTTAACCAAACGGTCTGATCCGGAAGTTACTCGCAAGAGAAATAAGAATAAGATAAAAATGATGCGTGGTTTGCTCAACAGGCAAACTGTTTTTGCTGAGTTTGCCCCGGGCGACTGCGAGTTTTGCTTCTATGTGGCTAACCAAGTGCAGCGAGTCTACGGAATGGATATATCCGATCAGGCCGATCCTCAGCGCACTCGCCCCCAAAACTTTGAACTGATCGTGTACGATGGTTACGAGTTGAACATGCCTCCCAATACAATTGATGTACTATTTAGCGATCAGTTTATTGAGCATTTGCATCCAGAAGATGTACCCGAACACTATGCTTTGGCACATCATTTACTAGTGCCAGGGGGGAAATATTCGTTTCGGTATCCGCATATTTATCGGGGGCCAAAAGATATTTCGCGCTTTTTTACCGATACGCCTACCGGATTTCATCTAAATGAAAGTACGTTTACTGCTACTGTTGAGCAACTAAAAAAAGTAGATTTCAGTCATTACCAATGCTACTGGTTCCTAAACGGTATCCGCATTCCCCTTCCTTTTTGGATATTCCGAACTACTGAGCGGTTATTCAAGAATGTAACAGCTCGTTTACGGCGACGGATTGCTCCTTACTTATTTCCTACCGTACATATCGTTGCTACCAAATAA
- a CDS encoding YtxH domain-containing protein: MRLLSGIIAGALAGIAAGVLMAPDRGDSTRKKLNKESSRVRTDVEKSLNEGIYNLLDSVSQAIDDYSKRSQKSLKQAKKKKRYINF, from the coding sequence ATGAGATTACTATCAGGAATTATTGCTGGAGCATTAGCTGGAATTGCCGCAGGTGTATTGATGGCTCCCGACCGTGGGGACAGTACCCGCAAGAAGTTGAACAAGGAGAGTAGCCGTGTTCGTACGGATGTAGAGAAGTCCTTGAATGAAGGCATCTATAACTTGCTCGACTCAGTTAGTCAGGCTATTGATGATTATTCTAAGCGCAGCCAAAAGTCACTCAAGCAGGCTAAGAAGAAGAAACGATACATCAACTTCTAA
- a CDS encoding response regulator yields MSDKSYKTITILMADDDPDDRILTKDALEENYLANDLHFVEDGEELMDYLLHRGEYNDTNAPKPGLILLDLNMPRKDGREALAEIKAHPKLKHIPVIVLTTSKAEEDIFKTYDLGVSSFITKPVTFEGLVEVTKAIGTYWFGIVELPQRKKS; encoded by the coding sequence ATGAGCGATAAAAGCTATAAAACCATCACGATTTTAATGGCCGATGATGACCCAGATGACCGTATTCTGACTAAAGATGCTTTAGAAGAAAATTACTTAGCCAATGACTTACACTTTGTGGAAGACGGAGAAGAGCTAATGGACTATCTGCTTCACCGAGGAGAATACAACGACACTAATGCCCCCAAACCAGGGCTTATTTTGCTTGACCTGAATATGCCCCGTAAAGATGGTCGGGAAGCATTGGCTGAAATCAAGGCACATCCTAAGCTAAAGCATATTCCGGTAATTGTACTCACCACCTCCAAGGCCGAGGAAGATATTTTTAAAACATACGATTTAGGAGTTAGCTCGTTTATTACTAAGCCAGTTACTTTTGAAGGTTTGGTAGAAGTGACTAAAGCAATTGGTACCTACTGGTTTGGTATTGTTGAGCTACCTCAACGGAAGAAAAGCTGA
- a CDS encoding YqaE/Pmp3 family membrane protein, giving the protein MIILAILLPPLAVGLQKGLSGSFWLNVLLTIVGWVPGVIHAFFTLK; this is encoded by the coding sequence ATGATTATTCTAGCCATTTTATTACCTCCGCTAGCTGTCGGACTACAGAAAGGACTTTCTGGATCGTTCTGGCTTAATGTACTTCTTACCATCGTAGGCTGGGTACCTGGTGTAATCCACGCATTTTTTACTTTAAAATAA
- a CDS encoding DUF2945 domain-containing protein has translation MIQQGSTVKWKWGNGEAQGKVTESFTEEVTKTIDGSDITRKGESGNKALLIEQEDGSQVLKLESEVSKA, from the coding sequence ATGATACAGCAAGGATCAACAGTTAAGTGGAAATGGGGCAACGGGGAAGCTCAGGGAAAGGTAACCGAATCTTTTACCGAAGAAGTGACCAAAACCATTGATGGTAGCGATATTACCCGCAAAGGCGAGTCAGGAAATAAAGCCTTGCTTATAGAGCAAGAAGATGGTTCGCAAGTGCTAAAGTTAGAAAGCGAAGTAAGTAAAGCATAG
- a CDS encoding PAS domain-containing sensor histidine kinase codes for MNETLFSDIFEAIENGVLIFSPVHNQQGKITDLKYEQVNQLALQTIKRRKQDLIGSTLLTAFPTLAGSKLFEQYVRVLESGDSFRSEFHYQGEGLDTWFRNHVFRLGTNLVVQFTDIGEYRQLLKESARNESLYKALIQALPDLDLLLVDRNLRVQFSKGRPLKAFGSVSVIELDTELSEKLDPAALDEIKDNCKKNFKQETVRREVTHDDAIYRVSFVPVHDHTGEVFGSLIVTEDIGVFSLSEDELRNKLYALESTQESLEQFAYVASHDLQEPLRKIRAFGDRITTRYANQLDDTGQDYFARMQNAAQRMQVLIDDLLKYSRVGRIQNGFEPVDLNDLVSAVLNDMETAIGEAEAIIEVENLPTIEGEATQLRQLFQNLLSNAIKFKKEGTAPHIKITSGKLSETLAGAYSKLNNPREIIVQDNGIGFEEKYLDRIFNIFQRLHGRNHYPGTGIGLAICRKIIDNHQGDIFATSEVGEGASFHMILPQQQNTQL; via the coding sequence ATGAATGAAACCCTGTTTAGCGATATATTTGAGGCCATTGAAAACGGGGTGCTCATATTCAGCCCAGTTCATAATCAACAGGGCAAAATCACAGATCTTAAGTACGAACAGGTCAACCAACTGGCTCTACAGACAATCAAAAGGCGAAAGCAAGATTTGATCGGTAGTACTTTGCTCACTGCTTTTCCTACCCTCGCTGGCAGTAAACTATTTGAACAGTACGTGCGTGTGCTGGAGAGTGGCGATAGTTTTCGTTCAGAATTTCACTACCAAGGCGAAGGCTTAGATACCTGGTTTAGAAACCATGTGTTTCGGTTAGGAACCAATCTAGTAGTACAATTTACCGATATTGGTGAGTACCGGCAGCTTTTAAAGGAAAGTGCCCGTAACGAAAGCCTGTACAAAGCACTGATTCAAGCCTTGCCCGACTTAGACTTATTGTTGGTAGACCGTAACCTTCGGGTACAATTTAGCAAAGGTAGACCACTAAAAGCATTTGGTTCGGTCTCAGTTATCGAGCTAGATACCGAACTATCGGAAAAGCTGGATCCGGCAGCGTTAGACGAAATCAAGGACAATTGTAAAAAGAATTTCAAGCAAGAAACGGTTCGGCGAGAGGTTACTCACGATGATGCTATTTACCGGGTTTCTTTTGTACCCGTTCACGACCATACCGGCGAGGTTTTCGGTAGCCTAATTGTGACCGAAGATATTGGAGTATTTAGCCTGTCGGAAGATGAGCTCCGTAATAAACTTTACGCGCTAGAGAGCACGCAAGAGAGCCTGGAGCAGTTCGCCTACGTAGCCTCGCACGACTTGCAGGAACCACTGCGTAAAATACGGGCTTTTGGCGACAGAATTACTACGCGCTACGCGAATCAATTGGATGATACCGGGCAGGACTATTTTGCCCGAATGCAAAATGCGGCTCAGCGAATGCAGGTACTCATCGATGATCTGCTAAAGTACTCTCGGGTAGGGCGCATTCAGAATGGTTTTGAACCGGTAGACTTAAATGATCTAGTTAGCGCGGTGCTGAACGATATGGAAACAGCCATTGGAGAAGCAGAAGCTATTATTGAAGTAGAAAATCTACCGACTATAGAAGGAGAAGCTACTCAGCTACGTCAGCTTTTTCAGAATTTACTTAGCAACGCTATTAAGTTTAAAAAGGAAGGGACTGCCCCGCACATTAAAATCACATCGGGTAAATTGTCGGAGACATTGGCAGGGGCGTATAGCAAGCTTAATAATCCTCGGGAGATCATTGTTCAGGACAATGGTATTGGATTTGAAGAAAAGTACCTAGATCGGATTTTTAATATCTTTCAGCGATTGCACGGGCGAAACCACTATCCCGGTACGGGCATTGGGTTAGCCATTTGTCGTAAAATTATTGATAATCACCAAGGCGATATTTTTGCTACCAGCGAAGTGGGAGAAGGAGCAAGCTTTCATATGATCTTACCACAACAACAGAATACCCAGTTATGA
- a CDS encoding sigma-54-dependent transcriptional regulator, giving the protein MSKVLIVDDDQDIRLLLDKFLAKNGFDTATASAGDEALDATKKEIYDLILCDFKLPDTTGIELIPRIKITNPKAAIIVITGYSDVKIAVKAIKLGAYDYVTKPLYPDEILLTIKQAIASKKSKTKVARAPKTKRFVTGESPQSRQVMQHIRLIAPTDMSVIIQGETGTGKEFVANEIHNYSKRKGQPFVAIDCGALPKDLAGSELFGHVKGSFTGALNDKTGSFETANGGTLFLDEIGNLSYENQIKLLRVIQERKIKKLGSTKDIPIDVRLIVATNENLSDAVKKGDFREDLYHRFNEFRIELSPLRERKTDIKLFAQYFLENANHELDKSVEGFEDEVMQKMKAYFWHGNLRELHNVVKRAVLLAHSDRITSDCLPEEIRTPAYFEDITPEEAASEPDNLKSVSKIAERDAIISVLEKTGYNKTKAASVLKIDRKTLYNKMKSYNIDL; this is encoded by the coding sequence ATGAGTAAAGTTTTAATAGTAGATGATGACCAGGATATCAGGTTGCTACTTGATAAGTTCTTGGCTAAAAATGGATTTGATACTGCCACGGCTAGTGCTGGCGATGAAGCGCTTGATGCTACCAAGAAAGAAATATATGATCTGATACTTTGCGACTTTAAGCTACCTGACACTACCGGAATAGAGCTGATTCCTCGAATTAAAATCACCAATCCCAAAGCCGCTATTATCGTTATTACTGGCTATTCTGATGTGAAAATAGCGGTAAAAGCAATTAAGCTGGGAGCCTACGACTACGTTACGAAGCCTTTATATCCTGATGAGATTTTACTAACCATCAAGCAGGCAATAGCTAGTAAGAAATCTAAAACAAAGGTAGCGAGAGCTCCTAAAACCAAGCGGTTTGTCACGGGCGAGAGCCCGCAGTCGCGACAGGTGATGCAGCATATTCGCCTAATTGCCCCAACTGATATGTCGGTGATTATTCAGGGAGAAACCGGAACAGGAAAGGAGTTTGTTGCTAACGAAATACACAACTACAGCAAGCGAAAAGGGCAGCCATTTGTTGCAATTGACTGCGGTGCACTGCCTAAAGACCTAGCCGGATCGGAACTATTTGGACACGTAAAGGGCTCATTTACGGGAGCTTTAAACGATAAAACGGGTAGTTTTGAGACCGCTAACGGTGGCACTCTGTTCTTAGATGAGATCGGGAATCTTTCGTACGAAAACCAGATAAAGCTACTGCGAGTCATTCAGGAGCGAAAAATTAAGAAACTGGGCAGTACTAAAGATATTCCGATTGATGTGCGCCTTATTGTGGCCACTAACGAAAATCTCTCTGACGCTGTGAAAAAAGGCGACTTTCGGGAGGATCTTTATCATCGGTTCAATGAGTTTAGGATTGAGCTGTCACCCCTGCGGGAGCGTAAGACGGATATTAAGCTCTTTGCCCAGTATTTCCTTGAGAATGCCAACCATGAGCTGGACAAGTCAGTAGAGGGATTTGAAGACGAAGTAATGCAGAAAATGAAGGCTTACTTTTGGCACGGCAATCTGCGCGAACTGCATAACGTAGTAAAACGAGCGGTGCTGTTAGCCCACAGTGATCGTATTACCTCTGACTGCCTACCGGAAGAAATCAGAACGCCGGCCTACTTTGAGGACATTACCCCCGAAGAGGCTGCTTCTGAGCCAGATAATTTGAAGTCGGTTTCTAAAATAGCGGAGCGCGACGCAATTATCAGCGTATTAGAAAAAACGGGATACAATAAGACCAAAGCAGCGAGCGTACTAAAAATTGACCGCAAAACCCTGTACAATAAAATGAAGTCTTATAACATAGATTTATAG
- a CDS encoding DUF4235 domain-containing protein, giving the protein MSLLGKIRENFDDEEQLNNWIIGGATMISAVLVKRIIEFGWRQATREEPPKNPADRDVSLQQALAWTLIVGVTSSLVKLLIRRSITWDVRKS; this is encoded by the coding sequence ATGAGTTTACTAGGAAAAATTAGAGAAAACTTTGACGATGAAGAACAACTAAATAACTGGATTATTGGCGGGGCAACCATGATTAGTGCGGTTCTGGTTAAGCGCATTATTGAGTTTGGCTGGCGACAGGCAACTCGTGAAGAACCGCCCAAAAATCCAGCAGATCGTGATGTTTCGCTCCAGCAAGCATTAGCTTGGACTCTTATAGTAGGGGTCACTTCCAGCTTAGTTAAATTGCTTATTAGGCGAAGCATTACTTGGGATGTTCGTAAATCTTAG
- a CDS encoding CIA30 family protein, producing the protein MSSQIIFDFTTDTDIQHWRVVDDGVMGGVSSGKFTVSEDGFGVFAGKVSLENNGGFSSVRYRLNKLPVKSATTVRIKLRGDGKKYQFRVKASAEDRYSYIATFSTSGEWEEIVIPLADMYPAFRGRKLDQPNFQQDYLEEIAFLIGNKKEETFKLMIDKIVLE; encoded by the coding sequence ATGAGTTCACAAATAATCTTTGATTTTACGACAGACACAGATATTCAGCACTGGCGAGTGGTAGATGACGGAGTAATGGGTGGAGTGTCATCGGGAAAATTTACTGTAAGTGAAGATGGCTTCGGGGTTTTTGCCGGCAAAGTTTCGTTAGAAAATAACGGGGGCTTCTCCTCAGTGCGCTACCGACTCAACAAATTGCCTGTAAAATCTGCTACTACAGTTCGTATTAAACTACGAGGCGATGGTAAAAAGTATCAGTTTAGAGTGAAAGCCAGTGCCGAAGATCGCTACTCCTACATTGCCACTTTTAGCACTTCTGGTGAGTGGGAAGAGATTGTAATTCCACTGGCAGATATGTATCCCGCGTTCAGAGGAAGAAAACTAGACCAACCCAACTTTCAGCAAGATTATTTAGAAGAAATAGCCTTTCTGATAGGAAACAAGAAGGAAGAAACGTTTAAATTGATGATTGATAAAATAGTGTTAGAATAA
- a CDS encoding DUF1206 domain-containing protein gives MNVTLDQTKDESIRKIARVGMFAKGVVYVILGVLTAMYAFGSGGQKAGKDSALKFVYEQPFGKVLLAVLAAGLICYVIWRFVQAFRDPEDKGDDKQGIGNRIGYAASGVLYGVFAYEAIRMLFTSGSSGSGGSQKETIVSMLLGQPFGQILVGIVAVVFFGKAAYQIYRAVSGKYAKKVKDSELDYRVKDILRKAGYVGYVARGIVIAIIGYFFLRAAIESNPNAAGGTQQAFDFIQSSSTWGTILLGIIAIGLACYGVFMFVKARYRVLPSSI, from the coding sequence ATGAATGTAACATTAGATCAAACCAAAGATGAATCCATCAGAAAGATAGCCCGGGTAGGGATGTTTGCTAAAGGAGTCGTCTACGTAATATTAGGGGTACTAACTGCCATGTATGCCTTTGGCTCGGGCGGGCAAAAGGCGGGAAAAGATTCTGCGCTGAAATTTGTCTACGAACAGCCTTTTGGAAAAGTATTATTAGCAGTGCTAGCTGCCGGATTAATTTGCTACGTAATATGGCGATTTGTCCAAGCCTTCCGCGACCCAGAAGATAAAGGCGACGATAAGCAGGGAATTGGCAACCGTATTGGTTATGCTGCCAGTGGTGTACTCTATGGTGTATTTGCTTACGAAGCAATTCGCATGTTATTTACCAGTGGTAGCTCGGGTAGCGGAGGAAGCCAGAAGGAAACAATAGTTAGTATGCTTTTAGGACAACCTTTCGGTCAGATACTAGTTGGAATTGTAGCGGTTGTATTTTTTGGTAAGGCAGCTTACCAGATTTATCGAGCTGTAAGTGGTAAATACGCCAAGAAGGTGAAAGATAGTGAACTAGACTATCGGGTGAAGGATATATTGCGTAAAGCAGGTTATGTAGGATATGTTGCTCGTGGAATTGTAATTGCTATCATTGGTTACTTCTTCCTGCGAGCTGCAATTGAATCTAACCCAAATGCTGCCGGAGGAACTCAGCAAGCATTTGACTTTATTCAGTCTAGTAGCACCTGGGGAACGATACTATTAGGTATTATTGCAATTGGTTTAGCATGCTATGGTGTATTTATGTTTGTGAAAGCTCGCTACCGCGTATTGCCTAGCAGTATTTAA
- a CDS encoding mechanosensitive ion channel family protein translates to MNFNIENLWGLVTGTLEEWVKSFVSNLPNLVLAVLIVVLFILLAKVVKSTMAKILGRVSANEAVNNLLVTLVNVAIIVAGIFIALGVLGQKDTVATLLAGVGIIGLALGFAFQDIAANFISGILIAVRQPFKIGDTIESADYFGKVSDINLRTTTITTFQGLDVLIPNKNIFENPVVNYTRTKDRRVDLSVGVSYGDDLEKVKKLTIDTLSELDSIDRSKDVTLFYNEFGGSSINFTVRFWAKSPKQPDFLQAQSDAIIAIQQVYDRNDIVIPFPIRTLDFGIKGGEKLSEMTIHHGNGQSAN, encoded by the coding sequence ATGAATTTCAATATTGAGAACCTTTGGGGACTCGTTACGGGTACGTTAGAAGAATGGGTAAAGTCATTTGTTTCTAATCTGCCTAATTTAGTATTGGCCGTCTTGATTGTAGTGCTCTTTATACTACTAGCCAAAGTAGTAAAGAGTACAATGGCTAAGATACTGGGGCGCGTTTCAGCCAACGAGGCTGTAAATAACCTGCTGGTCACGCTCGTCAATGTTGCTATTATTGTGGCTGGTATATTCATTGCGCTGGGTGTATTGGGACAAAAAGATACGGTGGCTACCTTACTGGCGGGGGTTGGTATTATTGGTCTAGCGTTAGGTTTTGCCTTTCAAGATATTGCTGCTAATTTTATTTCCGGAATCTTAATTGCGGTTAGACAACCATTCAAGATTGGCGATACTATTGAGAGTGCTGATTACTTCGGTAAGGTGAGCGATATCAATCTACGAACGACCACAATTACTACATTCCAGGGGCTGGATGTCTTAATTCCCAACAAAAACATTTTTGAAAATCCGGTGGTTAACTATACTCGCACGAAAGATCGGCGAGTTGATTTAAGTGTGGGAGTATCTTACGGAGACGACTTAGAGAAAGTAAAGAAGCTGACAATAGACACACTTAGTGAACTGGATAGCATAGACAGGAGCAAAGATGTTACGCTCTTTTACAATGAATTTGGGGGTAGTTCTATCAACTTCACTGTGCGATTTTGGGCTAAATCACCTAAGCAACCCGATTTTCTACAAGCGCAGAGTGATGCAATTATTGCTATTCAGCAGGTTTACGACCGAAACGATATTGTAATTCCGTTCCCAATCCGGACGTTAGATTTCGGAATAAAGGGAGGAGAAAAGCTCTCCGAGATGACAATTCACCATGGGAACGGCCAATCGGCTAATTAA
- a CDS encoding hybrid sensor histidine kinase/response regulator has protein sequence MHQEKVNVLLVDDDEDDYIITRDLLTDIKTTDFSITWVDNYDEAVQKLKQDIFDVYLIDYRLGEKSGLDLLKTGIEQGVRNPIIMLTGKGFAEIDHQAMEMGAADYLVKDGLNTMIIERSIRYALNNSRIVDKLFAQEQKYRALFEQSVNAIYITDQEDLFINTNSAMEKLFGYTLPELQQLSLSDLFAYPDEYPNLYQSLTTDGKVIDFEVRLKHKNQNIVICNLSAARLVDSEQNLLGYQGIITDISEKQKVQQELIRLEKMMMTANIARSIAHEVRNPLTNINLSLEQFSTEIEDRDDLTVYVDIIYRNTQRINELITAMLNSSKPSQLSLQPGSLNEVVEKTLSITADRVKLQEVHVELKLNHHLEAIPLDQDKLVMALLNIVNNAIEAVKPKTGHIAIETKEDDQAEYIVVTDNGRGIAAADLDKLFDAFHTGKRGGMGLGLTSTQNIVNSHQAKISVDSKLRRGTCFTIAFPKQKEFFPTS, from the coding sequence ATGCATCAAGAAAAAGTAAATGTACTACTGGTAGATGATGACGAAGATGATTATATCATCACCCGGGACCTGCTAACTGACATCAAAACAACCGATTTTTCGATTACGTGGGTAGATAATTACGATGAAGCGGTGCAGAAGCTAAAGCAGGATATTTTTGATGTGTATCTCATTGACTATCGATTGGGAGAAAAGAGTGGATTGGATTTGCTGAAAACGGGTATTGAGCAAGGAGTTCGGAATCCGATTATTATGCTTACCGGAAAGGGTTTTGCCGAAATTGACCATCAGGCTATGGAAATGGGGGCAGCAGACTATTTGGTGAAAGATGGGCTGAACACCATGATTATTGAGCGTAGCATTCGGTACGCCTTAAATAATTCTCGGATAGTAGATAAGCTTTTTGCTCAAGAACAGAAATATCGCGCCTTGTTCGAGCAGTCGGTCAATGCTATTTATATCACAGACCAAGAAGATTTATTCATCAACACAAATAGCGCAATGGAGAAGCTGTTCGGCTATACATTACCTGAACTTCAACAGCTTTCCCTCAGTGATCTTTTTGCTTATCCCGACGAGTACCCCAACCTGTACCAATCACTCACCACCGATGGGAAGGTTATTGATTTCGAGGTAAGACTAAAGCACAAAAACCAGAATATTGTAATCTGTAACTTATCGGCGGCACGCTTGGTAGACTCTGAGCAAAACCTATTGGGCTATCAAGGTATTATTACAGATATTTCTGAAAAGCAGAAAGTGCAGCAGGAGCTAATCCGGCTAGAAAAAATGATGATGACCGCCAATATTGCCCGCAGTATTGCCCACGAAGTACGTAATCCGCTCACCAATATCAACTTATCGTTAGAGCAATTTAGTACCGAAATTGAAGATCGGGATGATCTAACAGTTTACGTAGATATTATTTACCGGAATACGCAACGCATTAACGAGCTGATTACCGCGATGCTCAATTCCTCCAAACCTTCTCAACTTTCTCTTCAGCCCGGCTCATTGAACGAAGTAGTAGAAAAAACACTAAGCATTACCGCCGACCGGGTGAAATTACAGGAAGTACACGTTGAGCTTAAACTCAATCATCATTTAGAAGCTATTCCGCTTGACCAAGATAAGTTAGTGATGGCTCTCCTCAACATTGTAAATAATGCCATAGAAGCAGTGAAGCCTAAAACCGGACACATTGCGATAGAAACTAAGGAAGACGATCAAGCTGAGTATATTGTTGTAACCGACAACGGACGCGGAATAGCCGCAGCTGACTTAGATAAACTGTTCGATGCTTTTCATACCGGTAAGCGGGGTGGAATGGGGTTAGGCCTTACCTCTACTCAGAATATTGTTAATAGCCACCAAGCTAAAATATCAGTAGATAGTAAGCTACGAAGGGGTACTTGCTTCACTATTGCTTTTCCTAAGCAAAAAGAATTTTTCCCAACTAGCTGA